Within Macaca nemestrina isolate mMacNem1 chromosome 12, mMacNem.hap1, whole genome shotgun sequence, the genomic segment CTGACTGCACCCGTGCCTCAGCAAGCAGAGATCTGCCCCCAAACCTTTGACAGCAAAAGGGAGGAACAACGCGAGGCCCAGGCCCCTGAGCAGCCTGGCCTAGGTCAATAGGTGCGGTCCTCCGCCATTTTCCCTAAAGTTTTCATCCCAAGGCCCCCATCCCACATCCCAACGCAGACCCCTTCTCTGTTCCCGTCACACCACTGCAGCCCAGGGGCTCCAGCTCGTCCTCTCTGCCCTTTCCACCTGACCACCTTCCTGACACCCAGACTTCCCTCAGCACCCCGTGTGCCCTTCCCAGGCTGCCCTGCACCCCATGCCCCTTGGGCCCTGGTGCATCTTCATGCAGTAACTATGGGCCCCCAGCTAGAACCTCAGCCCCCTCTTCTGTCCACCTCATGGTTCTGGGCCCTGGGGGCCGTTCCGGCCACTTCACTAGAGCCTCCAGCCAGTCGCTGTGCGGTTGAAGTTCTTGGGCTGAGGGTTCAGCTCCAGGATGGAGCAGACTGTGGGAGGGGGCCGGGTGGCCTCCTGCAGCTTCCGGGCGTTGAAACGAGGCCGGTACAGGAAGGGCAGGCGGGTGAGGCCGGCTGGGGTGCGCTCCCCACCGCTGGGCCCCGTCAGGCGCCCTCGGGCCTCCACCACCGACATGCGGTACAGCACAGCATCCCACATCCTGGAGGCCCGGGAGGCGGGGACCCGGGGCACGGCAGGGGTGGGCGCCTCCTGCTCTGTGGGGGCAGGCATCTCCGGCTCCAGGCTCTGCCGCGGCCCTGGGCACGTAGGCTCCGGGGCCTCCTCCAGCAGCTGCTTCTTGAGCCGCGTCCAGCCACTGAGCCGGGGCTTGGGTGCAACTTTGGGGACAGGGCATGGGTGAGGGCCTGATGGTGGGGTAGGGGATGAGGCCCAGGCAGGGCTGGACACTCGCTCGGCCTCAGCGGCAGGGCCGGCCATGGGGGGCTCCTCCAGTTGCTCTCTGCCAGGGCCCACGGGGGTCAGGTTGTGCGGTGAGGACTCCAGCGAGTGGCAGGTCGGGGCTATGGGCACCACGACCCTGGCACTAGCCTCTCTGGGCACCGAGGCATGGAAGCTGGGTGGCGGCCGTGGTACAGGGGGCTCCTCAGGCCGGGGACTGGCAGCCTGGGCTGTGGTGGGCAGTGGGCGGATGTGAGCCACTGGGACCAGGGGCTGGGCCCTGGGGAGACGTGGGGTGGCATCTCCGTCCTGGCTGTTGGATCCCCCTTCTGGGGCTGTCCTGGGGGGCTCAGGGGTCCCGTCGTGTGGGGATGGTGCCAGCTGGATGTGCACCTGGGTGATGTGGGTGCCCCCAGCCACAGGGGCTGAGACAGGGACGAAGCCACTGGGGGGCCGGGCAGGTTCTGGGGCCGGGGCTACAACCTGGGGCCCCGTGGCCTTGTGAGCAGCTAGAATCCTGCGCTGGGTGAGGCCGACAGACAACGTGAACTTCTGCAGGGGTGACGCCATGTGGTAGATGACGGGGGTGTGCGGGGAGCGGGGTAGGGCAGCCACTGTGCGGGGAGCCTCAGTGGGGCGTGGGGCTTCAGGAAGGCGTGGGGCTTCGGCGGGGTGCGGGCCCTCAGCAGCGTGCGGGGCTGTGACCTCCTGGTCGTGGCTGGCCTCACTCACGGGGGACAGGGAGGTGCGGAAGGCCCCGGGTGGGGCGAGGTGCGCGCCCCCCATCATCTTCTTCCGGGCTGCCTTCCTCAGGAGCTTCTGCAGACGCAGGTTGTCCTTTCCTGGCTTGGGCAGCACGGGCGGTGGGGGTCCAGGGGCTCCCTGGAGGCTCGGACCACTCACCTCGGGTGCCATCGACACGGCTGAGATGAGCATGGCTGTGTCCTAGGGTGGGAGGGACAGTAGTCAGGCCAGCCCTCCTCCCCACCGAGGTGGGAGGCCTGTGCCTCCTGTGATCCAGGGAGGACCTGGGGCCAGGGCTGTGGGGGCCTGAGTATTCGGCTTCCTAAACACCCAGAACCTGCCGGGGCCGTCCTGAGCTCGACTGTGCCTTGGGGACTTTGGGGTGGCCCGACCATCACCCTTGTGTAGAAATGAGGCCTCAGAGACCGAGTCCCTCCAGGGATGGGGCTAGAACCTGCCTCCAGGTCTCTGTCCTCCATGCCACCCCAGCACAAAGCAGGCCCCAAGTACACAGCCTGGGTCAGGCCACAGTGCCGtgtgggctggggtgggagacGTGGGTGAGCTCCAAGTGACAGGCATGCCCCTGGCCAGCTGCTGGCTGGGCCCACGGCTGGAAGAGCGGCTGCCCACAGACACGTGAGGGGCGCCCCGTTGTCGCCGGCCCGACCACAGGCGCGTCCGCTGCGAGCCAGCGGTGAGGGGTGGCGGCCAAGAGGCTCGGGAAAGCTGAGGCTGCATCATCAGAGGTAGATCGGCAGGAAGGTGGGAGCAGTTTTCGCTGAGCTATGCTAAATGGGATATTCCCGCAGACCTCCTGTCTGGGGTGGTCCGGCCAAGCCGCCCACCCTGGTTTCTGGGCACCACGTGTTTGCAAGGacattgacaaatggcatctggGCTGAGCCAGAGGCTGTCTGGTTTGGGGAAGGAGGAGTCCTGGGGGCTGCTACTGGTGGGGGCTGGCTCTGCCAAGGCAAGAACAGAGCTGCTGGAGGGGTGGGGGCGGAAGGAGCCTGCCCAGGACCTACTCTCAGCTGCCGGTCTCCTCTGGATGACAGGACGGCAGGAACCACGAGAACCCCGGTTCTAGCTCCCGGGGTGGGCAGGCTGCTTTCCCTCCACCTGGAGTCAGGTCTCCAGCCAGAGGTCCTGACCCAGGGCACAAGTGCTCACACTGGGAAGCAGGCCTCTGAGGCAGGACATCTTCTCCCGTGGTGGAGTCGGAGtgtgggcagggcagggaggccaGCAACGAGCAGGCTCTGTGGGCTTGCAGGAGGCAGGTCTGTGGCCCCTCCCTGGACCCTAGCCTAATGCCCCCTGCACCCCATGCCTATGTTCCAGCTTCCTGGGTCTGCAGGTCCAGACGGGCGACACCCTCCATGTACCCAGGGGAGATCCCAGCCAGGCACCTGCACCCCCGCCCTGGCTAAGAAGTTGCTTCCTGTTGCCAGCATGACCTACCCTCGCCTCTTTGACGCCCCCCGCTGCCACCTCCTTTTGCTCCTGGACCCTTTAGCCTCTCTGCCCTTCCTCTCTCTGACCCCAACCACCCCCCGCCAGCTCTGCTTCTCACtacctgggggaggaaagaaacTCCTGATCGTTGGCCAGAGGAACTTACCCCTGGAGAGGCCAAGTACCTTCTAGGAagttaggaggttgaggcacagcCCTGTGCAGAGAGGGCGGGTCACCCCCCAGATCCAAGGGGAAACTGCAGGTCAAGGGCTGGTAACGGCCACGCGGGAAGCTTGATGCTGCATCCCCCCCGCACTCTGCTTGCCACCCCCCGCCCCGCCATTTTATACAATAAAGCTCCCAGTGTATTCTCGTGTGCTGGCTGTCTTGTACTCACTAAGCGGGCAGGGCTGGCCAGGATGGAAAGATTGGGCCAGTGGCCAGCCCATTCCCACACTGCACAGCATTCTGTGGCCTCTGGGTTCAGGCAGTCTGACCTGTCTCATGGCCTTTGCAGTGTAAGCCTCCAGGACGTAAGCTCTCTGGTGGCCTAAGTCAGAGCACACACAATGGGTGGGGTCCAGgcttccttttccagaatgtccgTGATATCCCTACCCCCACCATGACTAGCCCAATATAAACTTCTGTGCCCTGACTGTGCACTCACTGAGGGCAAGATTCACCTCGGAGCCTCCCCCAACACCACCCAGGAGGTGCTCAGTGAAGGTTTGGTAAACAGTcaaatgggtggatgggtgggtggatggatggatgggtgggtgggtggatggatgggtgggtgggtggatgaatggacagatgaatAGACGAATGGGTGGATGCGTGGAGAGAtaggtgggtgaatggatgggtaggtgggtgagtggatgCATGGCTGGGTGGGCGAGTGGagggatgggtgagtggatgaataggggatggatgaatggatagagggatgtatggatgagtgaatgggtaagcaggtgggtggatggatggattgatggatgaatCAGTGGGTGAATAGgtgagtgaatggatgggtgggtgggaggatggctggctgactggctggctggctggctagatggatggatggatggatgggttaGTGAATGGATaggaggatggatgaatggagggatgtctgagtggatgggtagatgagtggatggatggatgaatggaaggatgtctgagtggatgggtagatgagtggatggatggatgaaaggatggctggatgaatggacagagtgagggagggagggatggagggagggatgagtgatggatgggtaggtggctgggtggatggatggatggaaggaaggagggataaATGAAGGGATAGGTAtgtggttggatggatggataggtggatgcaTTGGAGGGATTGATGAATGAagggatggatgcatggatgggtagatggatggacggatggatgaagggatggatgagtggatggacggatggatggataggtggatggatgatggagggatggatgtgtgggtgggtagatgaatggatggatgaaaggatggatggatagataggtgagtgagtgagtgaatggatacgtggatggatgaatggagggatggatgagtagatgggtagatgggtgggtggatggatgggtgaagaGATGGATGCCTggaaggacagagggagggaaggatggatggaagaagggatgaatgagtggatgggtaggtgggtgggtggatggatggatgagtggatgtatggatggatggatggagggaaggagggatggatgaagggtgggtggatgaagggatggagggagggatggatggagggatagatggatgcatgaatgggtagatggatggatgaagagatggatggatcgatggatggatggatggatcgatggatggatagatagatagatagatagatagatagatagatagatagatagatatatgggtggatgaatggatggatagactaatgatggatggacagatggcgGGAGGGATGGAAGAAATGGAGGGATAAATGAGTGGATGGGTAGGTGATGTATGGGTGGATGAAGGGATGGACAGACagagggatggatgatggaagaggagggaggaaggaaggaaaggaagtagTGAAAGTGAGAGTGAATGCATGGGAATGAATAGATGGGTGGACGAATGCACAACTGTGAAACAGCAGACAGCCTGGGGACATCCTCCCTCCTGTCcctcctctcccagctcctgcacTGGGGCCTGACACTCAGCCCTGCAGCCCTCAGTGTCTGGGAAACCCCTTTGAGGAGCAGGCCCCCCAAACTCTGATGTTCTGGACTTCACTTTGCCATTCCCTTGGCTCCTCACAGCCACTATTTTCTGAAGGTTTCATGTCAAACCCTGCTTGTCTCATGAATATACACAGTTCAGAAAAGCAAAACCTCGACAGAGCCACCACCCACACAAGGGAGATGATGTGTCCCCATCCTTTCTCAGATGCCCCAGCCACTGAGAGAGCATCCAGgccaccctgcccagctgggGAACCACCCGGTGACAGCACTCCCTTCCTTTCCCACCCGATCTGGATGGGACGGTGACCAAGGGCAGCCGGCAGAGGCAGGCCCAAAGGCCGCAGCTGGGCACTCAGCACTGGGGTGCAGAGTGGACAGCACCAGGGGCAGGGGGTAGTTGGGATCAGCAGTGCTGAGGAGGCAGCCACTGCCCCCGCCGGCCCCCGACCAGCCCTGGCCTCTTGTCAGATCCTCCGCACCCCTCAGCTCAGCCTCGAGGACAAGGACCCAGGGCCTGTCCCTCTGAGCTCTGCCTAGCCTCAGCCCTGCTGTGTTTCTGGTGCAGCCTCCCCTCCATGATTACAGCAACCCCATGCCTCTGCTTCTGGAAACCTGGAGGTCAGGCCATGCCCAGTGCAGACGTCAGGAGGCTCAAAAGGGCTGCAGCCTACGAGGCCCCTGGCCAGGGATGGCAGACAAAGCCCTTAACCTCTGTCCTGTCTGCCAGAGCAGCCACCTGACATCCTGTGACCCTTGCTACAGGCCCCTAGGCCAGCCCCACACAGAAGACGGCCATCATCTCTGCAGAATGAGTCAATTAATCTGCACAATCAGAAGCACTAGGCATGTGGGGAGGCAGCTACCTTGGGCTAGAGCAGCTCAGTCCCCAAGTGCTGTGTCAGCTGCTCCTGTCCTGGGCCTGGCAGTGTCTGAGCCCACAACTGGGCCAAGTGGCCTCAGGCTGAAACCAGTTTGGGCACTCAGGTCAGCTCAGGGCATGAGGAGAGGCTCAGGACCCTCTTGGTCTCCACAACTCCCAACCATGCGTACTGGGTGCTGGGACCTAGATTGAGGGACCCCGGCCACCATCTGGGGGTCACCCAGGCAGAGCTGAAGCCGAGACACTCGGGAGGTCATCCTCCCTCCCACAGCCTGCTCCCCACTCCCTGGGCTTGGCTCAGCTTTCACCAGTTTCAGAAccttccccatcccccaacaACTGCCCTAGAGGCAAGGCCCCATGGTCCGTCCCATGGTCCGTCCTCAGACTCTTCCTGCATGGAAATGCGTCCCCAACCCAGGCTGGGCCTCCCTTGTGCCGTGCCCCCACCCAGGTCTATAGTGGCTCCTGCCCTGCCTCCTCTCTCGGACCACCCTGGTCAGGCCAGATGGCAGCAGGGCGCAGGTTACCTGGTGCAGACCCTCGAGGCCGCTGGTGCCTGCTCTGTGCAGTCCCTGCTACGCCTCAGGCCCAGCGCCCTAAGCGGGAGGTCGCCGATACCCAAAATAAAACCTGCCCTGTGCTTCTGACCTCAGCCGGCTGGGCGGAGAGTGCCTGCCAAAACCCGAGGAGCTGGGCGGGCAGCACCCTCCCCTGCTGGCCACCCGGGGCCAGTGCAGGGCCATGGCATGCCCACCTTCAGATGCGCCCCTCAGGACCCCTGGCTTGGGCGAGGACTTGGGTGGGCACAGGCTTCCCAGGCCTGCGGACTGAGCCATGTGTAACCACAATGGTGGGCTCAGGGCTCCGTTAGGGGAGCCGGCAGGGCCAGCCTGGAAAAGGAGGTTGGCCCCACCATGGGAGAGGACAGGGTGGGCCCGCCGACATGCAGGAAGCCGCTCAGGTGCCTCTGAGGGAGCAACTCTGCAGATGTCCCCAGTGGGCAAAAACTTGGTCATGGATGTCCAGGGGCCAGGGTTGTACATGGCCCCCAAAGCCCTGCCCATCGCGGACATGGACGGGGAGGGGAAGGTGTGGAGTGCAGAGGAAGCCACGGACCCAAAGCAGGACAGGGACGTTCCCAGCAACTCCAGCTTCAAGAGCCTTCCCAGTGCCCGGCACTCagggggaggcaggcaggggacAGGCCCCGTCCTTTGAAATGGCAGCCTGGGGCCAGCCCGCCTTGTCGTGTGACCTTAGGCACACCCTGCCTGTCCTGGGCTCTGCGGCCTCATTCTTCCATGGAGGGCTGGAATGAGGTGCCAACCAGAGCCTTCCAGAAGGCCCCCGGCCCGGCCCCATGGCACTGTGAGCCCCTGCGCGTTGACCTGATGTCCCTGACTCTAAGCCTGGGGAGGACAGGGATCTCGTCTGTGCCTCTCGGGACTCACCCCTGTCCTGGGCGCTGGCCAAGAAGGAACCAACCTGTGCCTAAACCGGAGAGTTCCACAGACACCACCGCCCACGCTCAGCCTGTGGGGTCTGAGGGGAGTAAGGGGGCCGGTCAGGGTGCCCGACTGCTCTCCCCCACctgttgcctcagtttccctgatCCAAGAGGCAGGGCCATCCAAGCTGGTGGCCTCACTGGCCAGCATAGGGGTcatcagaggccaggaagggtgcCTGCTAGTCGGACGGTGCCACCTGGAGTCCTGAGGAAAGAAAACCAATCTCCACAAGCCACCATGAGCCTGTGGGAGACGCTGGCACAGATGGTAACAGCCACTGCGAGTGCCCAGGGTCCCGGGGCCCCGGGGTGAGAGAGGGCCTAGAGGGAGGACCCAGACCCTCACCCAGCAAACTCCAGATATAGCTCCCTCCGATGGCACCAGCCCCAGGCGAGGTATGGCAGACTCGGACTGCAGCCAGCCTGGCCATGTCCCTCGCCCGCTTATTGTGTGGGCCCCAGTGCCGTCCACCTGGGGAAGCACAGCTGACCTCTAAGGGGGTCTCAGATGGGATGGGGGCCTGGCCTCAGTTTCATAGGGGGTCTCccaggcctcaggctgcttcctcCCCTAGGCGAGACAGCAAAGGGCCTGGGGCATTGGGCTGGGTAGCGGGAGGGAACCCTGGCTGTGCAGACCCTTTTCCTGGACAAAGGTTTACTCCCACAGAACATCTCAGAAAGAAGGGGCAAGGAGATGGGAAACTTGGCAGCCCGGCTCTGGTGACCCCCACATCAATTTGGCCCAAAGAGAGCCTCGGCTTTGTGCCCCAGGGCCACCCAacaccttcctcctcccctcctcggCCCATCCAGAATGTACCCGCTGCTGGAAGTAAAAATAGCAGCTGACACCTCCTGGAGGCGGAGGGAGGACCTTGCCTCCTTCTCCAAGCACGTCCTCTGCATCCTGGCCtccttcatcctcctcctctggCTATTCCTATACTTGGTAAGGGGCCTGCACGGGCacagcccccccacccccccgctGACTCCACACACACCCCGGCCACCCAGCCACTGGCCAATGGGCTGCTGGGAAGATCAAATGTCACTATAACACGAGGGTGTGAGCCGGGCGCCAGTGCCTGCAGCCGGTCCTGTCCACAGGGAGCTCCAGCCCTTCTCACACTCAACCCGCAGGTGGGTATGGGCAGGAACGGCCACCCAGGGCTGGGGCCGATGGGGCCTCCTGCGTGCGGGTGGACAGCCCCTTGTTCCAGGGACACTCTGGGGTCCTGGGGCACCGAGGTCCCAGGCCCGTGTGGTGCCGAGCATCTCAACTTGAAGCATGGTGGCTCCAAGCCCCCAGGTGGCTGCTCCAGGGTCCGGAGAGTGTGGGATGCGGACACAGTGGTGTGATGGTCTCTGCATCGGGCGGACACGGAAGAAGGCAGAGTGTGGGAGGCCGGGAGGGGAGAAGTCAGGGCTTAGGGACGCCCAGTGCTAGGGAGTGGCCtgaaggcaggaggcagagaggcgCGGGGTGTGAGTGGCAGGGAAGAGGCCATGCAGGGGCGCTGCCAGGGCTTAGGTTGCCGGCTTGCAGCTGCCATGCAGACATTTGCCCGGGCCCATCCTGGCCTTGCCATGCTGCCCTCGCACCTGGGCCTCCAACACCGccattttgtagagacaaaaacAAGGATAGGAGGGCAGGGGCTCATGTATGGTCAGTCCAGGATTGCGTCAGGGCAGGGACATCTAAAGTCCTCAAAGTCTTGGGGGCCAGTGTCTGGAGGTGCAGGACAGAAGTGAACAGGGGCTGGACTGGGGCAGGACAGGGCATGAATGAGGAGCTGGGCTCCACGGCGTCCCcctggctggaggctggaggagcTGGTGCTCCTAAGAGCCCCCACCCACCCTCCCTGCCCTGGACACGGTCCCCCTGACTTGTGCCGTCTGATCAGGCCTTGGGCGCCCCTCCTGAAGTCCATGGCGAACATGGGGCAAGGCATAGGTTGTTTGACTGGACAGCAGGTCTGGGGGCATGGTCAGGACCACAGCAAGCAAGGGGCAGTGGTTCCTGCCTCCCCGCCCCACCCTGGTCCCGTCACCTCCGAAGGAGGGAAGGGTGACGTGTGTGCCTAAGGAACCTGACCGCATAGGTTATTTTCACGCAGCCCCTCTGAGGCAGGCACTAACTGGACACCTGCTTTGCTTCTCAGCTGTTGAAATGCCGTCCCTTGCCCCCAGCACACCCCTGCCACCAGCCCCTTCCCCAAAGAGGGGCGATGACACAGGCCATACTGCGGGGAACAGACAGCCTTGTGTTGCTTCCAGGCGCTCAGCAGAAAACCagatgcctcagtctccccacttCAAGAGTGGGCCTTTCCCACCTCACGTCGGTGGGCCTTGAGGTCACCCTGCCTGGGGGTGTCGGGGCACCCATGTGACTCTGACCTGGGGGCACAGGAGGGAAATATGAGGAGCTGGGGAGGGCCTGGGTGCCCGAGGGTGAGGGGGCCGCTGCGGGCCAAGGAGGGCTGGGCTGTCACACCTGCCTCACCCACGTCTTGGGTTTCTGGGCAGAAATGTCTTGCCTATTTCTGGACACCTCAGCTGCCACTGGCTCCTTATAAATAACCCACCCCAGGCGAGGGCCACGCCGCCCCCATCTTGTGGCAGTCGACAGGTGTCAGCTCGGCCAGGGTCGGGGTGGGCACAGCAGGGCGGGGCCGGGCTCCACTCCCTCCTTTCACTGACCCTCCTCCATACAGAGGGTGGCCCTAGAGGAGGCTGTGGGGTTTGGGGCCTGAAGCAGCGAGGAGGACAGCACGAGGGGTCGGTGGGCAGCCCAGGACTGGGTCACGCCGGGGGCCTGGGCAACACTGGCTGGTGGGGTTGAGGACGGAGGAGAGCCTGGCCCAGCCGTGGCAGTTACAAGAGGCTTCACTTGAGGGGCAGCAGAGTTCAGGAAGAGGTTCTGGGATAGGGAAAAGCGGCCCCCGTTGCCTGGAAGACAGCTATCTGCTGGATAATTTTGCATGGAGCTTAAGTTGCTCTGGGAAAATTAACATTCTTGACAAAGGGTTTGGAAAACGGTTCCCACCTCAGCAATGCAACGTAGATGCATTTTTAGCTGATGAACGTGTGTTTTTCTTATACAGCACTCCCAGGGGGGACCGTAACTATTGTCTTCGAGTGATCTGTACTGTGTTGTAATGAACTTTGTTTTCTAAaaccctggccaacatgccgGTGCAGCTGCTCAGAGCCTCCCCAGGCCTGGCCGCCCGGTGTGCATCGTGGCCAGCTCACAGAGAGATGGTCCCCAGCATGCTGGCCTGGAGCCACCACCGCACATGGACAGGGCAGCCAGTCCCAGGCATGGAGGGACAGATCCAGAGCACCCCCGGGGCTGGGGAAAGCGGCCACTGGGAGGGAAATGGGGGGGCTTCTCAGTGGGCTCCTGCAGTCCAAGTATGCCTTGCACAGAGCCCGGCTCGGGGGGGTGCACGGGAAGCAGCCCAGACCCAACCCAATGTGCTCCGGAGCTCAGCCTCAGTGTCTTCAGGAGACAGGGGTGACAAGACGGAGCAGCTTCCCTACTCTGTGATCTTGGAGGAGGGGTCCTCAGAGGGATGTGGTGGGCACACCAGGGACTCCGAGCACCCCATAGGAAAACGGGCACAGAAGGGAGCTTTGGGCTCAAACAGGGAGGAGGGGTTCTCATGGGGAACGGTAGGCTGAGCAGATTACCCATCTTGGGGAGCCAGCCTCGGTCATCCAGGGGCTCGCAGGGAGACCCCGCCTACACCCACTGGGCAGAGAATACCCAGAGACAGGTTTCAGCTCCATCAGCAGGACTTTTCCAGTGTCCAGAGCGGGCTGGACGGCACACGCCCTGCATTCTGGATGACCCTCCTCAGGGGACGCTGCGGAGAGGATGTCTGCCCTGGGTGGGGGTGGATGCCACGACCTTCCAACATCCCGTCCAACTCCAAGATTCCAAGCTCCAGGCtggagccaaggcaggaagagggGACAGAGTCCGGGGCGCCAAGGgctgggaggggccaggagcccTGGAGGAAAGGGGGGCCCAAAGAGGTGGACTCGTCCAAGGCCAGAGCTGGCCCCCAAACCCTGCACGCAGTCTCCCCACAGCACTGCTCCAAGAGTCCATCCCCCACCCTACGCTCAGGCAGCTCCGAACTCTCTTTccatcctctctctttctctctctctctctctctctgtctctcaatctctctctgcAGAAACCACCCACCTTCACCATGTCTGACGAGGAAGTGTGAGTACCTAGCTGGTGGCTACCCCCCGCCCGGCTCGGGACCCGGGCCCCTTGGCTTCTGTGGGCCTGGAGCACGCCCTAACTTGCACAAGTCCAAGCAGAGCCCAGCCTCAccacctctctctttctttctctctctttccctgcccCACAGTGAACAGGTGGAGGGTAAGTATAACCCATTTTCCTTCTACTTCCTGCTCTAGAACGAAGGGTCACACCTGGGCAGGGGGCTGGACTGTGCATACCACATGTCCCCTTAGCAGCCCTACATCGGCTACATGCCATGGGTGCCTTCTGAGTGACCCCCAGAAAACAGCTGTCCGACTGGGGGCCTCGAGGGTCTTTTCCCCGACGGGTGGCCACACAGTCCTGAGGGGCCTGCGGGTCAGGCTCTGtcctgtctctctgcctctctcatgCCCACTGTGGGACGTGGGCATCCAGGACCCCCGAGCCCACCAAAAGCCACCATCATCACCAGagcctctgcctgcctcagcaccTCCTCTGGGCTCGAGGACCCCCAATTCCACACCCTTGGCCAGGGGGAGTCACTGGCCTGTCTAGGGCCAGGACACACCggcctctcctcctcttcctcctcccttcacGGGCGGCCCCTTCTAACGTGGTTCCCCTCTTTTGTTCTGTCCCAATGCAGAGCAGTACGAAGAAGAAGGTAATTCCGGCAACCGCTGGAAGCCCCCCAGCCCCTCCTTAGAACTTAACCCCCTCCCCGTGTGGCACTCACAGAAccccctccccaggctgctccagGCCGCCTTGAGCTTATCAATCAACCATCCATCTCTCTTATCATTAGTCATTAACAATCACCATT encodes:
- the LOC139357396 gene encoding proline-rich protein 33, whose protein sequence is MLISAVSMAPEVSGPSLQGAPGPPPPVLPKPGKDNLRLQKLLRKAARKKMMGGAHLAPPGAFRTSLSPVSEASHDQEVTAPHAAEGPHPAEAPRLPEAPRPTEAPRTVAALPRSPHTPVIYHMASPLQKFTLSVGLTQRRILAAHKATGPQVVAPAPEPARPPSGFVPVSAPVAGGTHITQVHIQLAPSPHDGTPEPPRTAPEGGSNSQDGDATPRLPRAQPLVPVAHIRPLPTTAQAASPRPEEPPVPRPPPSFHASVPREASARVVVPIAPTCHSLESSPHNLTPVGPGREQLEEPPMAGPAAEAERVSSPAWASSPTPPSGPHPCPVPKVAPKPRLSGWTRLKKQLLEEAPEPTCPGPRQSLEPEMPAPTEQEAPTPAVPRVPASRASRMWDAVLYRMSVVEARGRLTGPSGGERTPAGLTRLPFLYRPRFNARKLQEATRPPPTVCSILELNPQPKNFNRTATGWRL